One genomic region from Geotrypetes seraphini chromosome 13, aGeoSer1.1, whole genome shotgun sequence encodes:
- the KCNJ1 gene encoding ATP-sensitive inward rectifier potassium channel 1 — protein MLKTLRKHLGCRLKEQQRCRARLVSKDGRCNIEFGNVEEQSRIAFLADIWTTILDLKWRYKMTIFISAFLGSWFLFGLLWYAVAYIHNDLPEFSPSINHTPCVENINGLTSSFLFSLETQVTIGYGFRCVTEHCGTAIFLLVCQSILGVIINSFMCGAILAKISRPKKRAKTITFSKNAVISKRGGKLCLLIRVANLRKSLLIGSHIYGKLLKTTVTPEGETIIMDQVNINFVVDAGNENLFFISPLTIYHIIDKNSPFFEMTAETILQQDFELVVFLDGTVEATSATCQVRTSYIPEEVFWGYRFVPIVSKTKEGKYRVDFSNFSKTVEVETPHCAFCLYNERDSKSRMKKAYDNPGFILSEVNETTETKM, from the coding sequence ATGCTCAAAACTCTCCGAAAACACCTTGGGTGTCGTCTGAAAGAGCAACAACGATGCAGAGCACGACTTGTTTCCAAAGATGGAAGATGTAACATTGAATTTGGAAATGTGGAGGAGCAGTCTAGGATTGCCTTCTTGGCAGACATATGGACTACCATTCTTGATCTCAAGTGGAGATACAAGATGACCATTTTCATCTCTGCTTTTCTAGGAAGTTGGTTTCTCTTTGGTTTACTCTGGTATGCAGTGGCCTATATACATAATGATCTTCCAGAATTCAGTCCTTCCATAAATCACACACCATGTGTAGAGAATATCAATGGATTGACCTCATCTTTTCTGTTCTCCTTGGAGACCCAAGTCACCATTGGTTATGGATTCAGGTGTGTGACTGAACACTGTGGTACTgccatttttttgttggtttgccAGTCAATTCTAGGAGTCATCATCAATTCTTTCATGTGTGGTGCCATCTTGGCTAAGATTTCTCGACCCAAGAAACGGGCTAAGACTATCACATTTAGCAAGAATGCTGTGATCAGCAAACGTGGGGGGAAGCTGTGCCTCTTAATCAGAGTAGCCAATCTGAGAAAAAGTCTGCTGATTGGAAGCCATATCTATGGAAAACTTTTAAAGACTACTGTAACACCAGAAGGTGAGACCATTATCATGGACCAGGTCAATATAAACTTTGTTGTTGATGCTGGTAATGAGAACTTGTTCTTTATTTCCCCATTAACTATCTATCACATCATTGACAAAAACAGTCCATTCTTTGAAATGACAGCTGAAACAATCCTTCAACAGGATTTTGAATTGGTAGTGTTTTTGGATGGCACAGTGGAAGCCACTAGTGCCACCTGTCAAGTTAGGACTTCCTATATTCCCGAGGAAGTGTTCTGGGGCTATCGCTTTGTTCCAATAGTATCCAAGACCAAAGAAGGAAAGTACAGAGTGGATTTCTCCAACTTTAGCAAGACTGTGGAAGTTGAGACTCCACACTGTGCATTTTGTTTGTACAATGAACGAGATTCTAAATCCAGAATGAAGAAAGCCTATGACAATCCAGGCTTTATTCTATCAGAAGTGAATGAGACAACTGAAACCAAAATGTAG